The DNA sequence CCTGGTGGAGCTGCCACGCCTCCTGGGACAAATGTTGAAGGAAGCGGAATTTCAAATAATATTATTTTAGGTGCTCTTGCTCTTGTGATGGCTATCTTGGTTGTGATGTTGTTCATGGTGAACAAAGTATTAACTAAAGTAGCAAGTAATAATGGTATTGTAGTAGCTCCAAAAGAAGCAAGAACTCCAATCTGGAAAGCATTTGCCAGAAATCAATTCTTGGTTTTAGTAACTTCTATATTTTTGCTATTGGCAAGTGGTTATTTTGTATACGGTTACCTGATGCAGGTAGGTGTTGATCAGAATTATGAGCCAATTCAGCCAATACATTATTCTCATAAAATTCACGCAGGTGATAATGAGATCAATTGTAAATATTGTCACTCTGCTGCTCGTGTGAGTAAAACAGCTGGTATTCCTTCTTTGAATGTTTGTATGAACTGTCATAAAAACATTTCTGAAGTTGCTGAAACTACTGCTACTCCTGAGTACAGCAAGGCTTTCTACGATGCTCAAATTCAAAAATTATATGATGCAGTTGGATGGGATAAAGCGAAACAAGCTTATACCGGAAAAACACAACCAGTAAAATGGGTTCGTATTCATAATTTACCTGATTTTGTGTATTTCAATCACTCACAGCACGTTTCTGTTGCAGGTGTTGAGTGTCAAACTTGTCATGGACCAGTACAAGAATTTGAAATCATGAAGCAATACTCTAAATTAACAATGGGATGGTGCGTTGATTGCCATAGAAAAACTGATGTTAAGATGGAAGGAAATGCTTACTATGATAAAATTCATGCTGAACTTTCTAAAAAATACGGTGTAGAGAAATTGACTGCAGCGCAAATGGGAGGTTTAGAATGCGGTAAATGCCACTATTAATCGAATTATTAAGATTTTAATATTTATATACAATGTCATCAAACAAAAAATACTGGAAAAGTGTTGAGGAACTAGAAAATAGTTCTATTGTTGAGGCGCTTAGAAATAACGAATTTGTTGAAGAAATTCCAACAGATGAATTCTTAGGTAATGCTGATGCATTAGCTTCATCTGGAACTTCACGTCGTGACTTTTTAAAGTACGTAGGGTTTAGTACTGCAGCCGTAACGCTAGCAGCTTGCGAAGGCCCTGTTCACAAGTCTATACCTTATGTGTTACAACCAGAACAAATCATTCCTGGTGTTGCAGATTATTATGCAACTACTGTTTTTGATGGTTTTGATTTTGCTAACCTTTTAGTGAAAACTCGTGAAGGTCGTCCAATTAAAATTGAAAACAATACTATTTCCGGAGCTAAGTTTTCAGCCAATGCAAGAATTCACGCGTCTATCTTGTCGTTATATGACAGTATGCGTTTGAAAGAACCTAAATTGGATGGAAAAAATAGTAGCTGGTCTGCTGTTGATTTAAGAATCAAATCAGGGATTGCTGCTGCGAAAGCTAAAGGAGGTCAAGTGGTATTGTTGACAAATACTTTGGCGAGTCCGTCTACTGAAAAATTAATTGCTGATTTTATTGCTA is a window from the Flavobacterium cupriresistens genome containing:
- a CDS encoding c-type cytochrome, whose product is MKKVGNHNSISRKLMLSLSLTLIFSLTSFAQDAAAPAAPEAAAPAATAGGDPVKGKELFNANCAACHKLDAKSTGPALRGVADKHDKAWIYKWVHNSSDMIKSGDAVAVKLFEENNKSVMTSFPQLSEGDIDNILAYTSEKKAEPAPGPGGAATPPGTNVEGSGISNNIILGALALVMAILVVMLFMVNKVLTKVASNNGIVVAPKEARTPIWKAFARNQFLVLVTSIFLLLASGYFVYGYLMQVGVDQNYEPIQPIHYSHKIHAGDNEINCKYCHSAARVSKTAGIPSLNVCMNCHKNISEVAETTATPEYSKAFYDAQIQKLYDAVGWDKAKQAYTGKTQPVKWVRIHNLPDFVYFNHSQHVSVAGVECQTCHGPVQEFEIMKQYSKLTMGWCVDCHRKTDVKMEGNAYYDKIHAELSKKYGVEKLTAAQMGGLECGKCHY